The Acidicapsa ligni genome has a window encoding:
- the uvrA gene encoding excinuclease ABC subunit UvrA, which yields MNDSISIRGARTHNLKNISCDIPHGQLTVVSGVSGSGKSSLAFDTIYAEGQRRYVESLSAYARQFLERIEKPDVDLIDGLAPAIAIKQKNTTRNPRSTVATATEIYDYMRLLYARCGTVHCIYCDGLVGRDSVDEIAESVLALGEGTRLHAIFPVRAVVAEAPQEAAKPAKRGRKPAAKPDVDPESPLTESLKARLVELRANGFNRLYQHERIFEFSSPESLLDLDFSLPVFVLIDRIVVSDEARGRIVDAVEIAYRESAEVIFEEVPRNDEITERPRHRYSSAYECRSCHRPAKEPEPRLFSFNNPFGACPRCQGFGNTIDFDINLVIPDKSLTLTDGAIDPWNRLKYRTWFTDLKRHAKALGVPLDVPWQDLTAEQHETLLYGDKGKSGTSFVGIYGFFAEMERKKYKLHVRVMLSKYRGYAVCPECRGQRLRAEARSVRINNQNICEVAALTISGAKAFFSALILSPMQHEIAGPILDEVRERISFLDAVGLDYLTLDRLASTLSGGEAQRIQLATSLGSRLVGALYVLDEPSIGLHTRDTDRLINILKNLRDLGNTILVVEHDPDVLRAADHLLDLGPGAGEFGGKLLAEGTVEEILANPNSLTGRYLSGQLAIPVPTRRREPGREKLVLRGARANNLKNVDVEIPLGMLVAITGVSGSGKSSLVHQVLYRAVARALGQSEGADPTGLFRDLTGTERLNDVILVDQNPIGRTPRSNPVTYIKAFDLIRELFAAQPDSKKLSLTPGHFSFNIPGGRCKTCEGDGTVTVEMQFLADVELPCEDCNGTRFQPRILGVQYKGKNIHEVLNLTVKEALRFFVGLPRLLDKLAVLDEVGLGYLRLGQSATTLSGGEAQRVKLAAHLSQVRSANANIRTAGLSRVLYILDEPTTGLHFDDVSKLLTAFRKLIDGGGSLVVIEHNLDVIKSADWVIDMGPEGGSGGGQVVAVGTPEEIAANPNSHTGQWLAKVL from the coding sequence AGAAACCCGCGTTCGACAGTCGCCACGGCCACTGAAATCTACGACTACATGCGCCTGCTTTACGCGCGATGTGGGACAGTCCATTGCATTTACTGCGACGGACTGGTTGGCCGCGACTCGGTAGACGAAATTGCAGAATCCGTACTGGCTCTCGGCGAAGGGACGCGGTTGCATGCAATTTTTCCTGTCCGAGCTGTAGTCGCAGAAGCTCCGCAAGAGGCCGCAAAGCCAGCCAAACGCGGACGAAAGCCCGCAGCGAAACCGGACGTCGATCCGGAATCACCGCTGACCGAATCTCTGAAAGCGCGCCTTGTTGAACTTCGCGCCAACGGCTTCAATCGCCTTTATCAGCATGAGCGCATCTTTGAGTTTTCCAGCCCCGAGTCTCTGCTCGACCTGGATTTTTCACTGCCGGTTTTTGTTCTTATTGACCGAATTGTCGTCTCAGACGAGGCTCGCGGTCGAATAGTTGACGCTGTCGAAATCGCTTATCGCGAATCTGCCGAGGTGATCTTCGAAGAGGTTCCGCGCAATGACGAAATTACGGAGCGTCCGCGCCACCGTTATTCGTCCGCCTACGAATGCCGTAGCTGCCACCGTCCCGCCAAAGAGCCGGAGCCGAGACTGTTCTCGTTCAATAATCCCTTCGGCGCCTGCCCACGTTGCCAAGGTTTTGGAAACACCATAGATTTCGACATCAACCTCGTGATTCCAGACAAGTCGTTAACGCTCACCGACGGAGCAATCGACCCCTGGAACCGCCTGAAATACCGCACCTGGTTCACAGATCTGAAGCGCCACGCAAAAGCCCTGGGCGTGCCCCTGGACGTTCCGTGGCAGGATCTTACTGCTGAGCAGCACGAGACTTTGCTGTACGGCGACAAAGGTAAATCCGGGACATCCTTCGTCGGCATCTACGGATTCTTTGCCGAGATGGAGCGCAAGAAGTACAAACTGCATGTCCGCGTAATGCTCTCGAAATATCGCGGCTACGCAGTTTGCCCCGAATGCCGCGGACAGCGCCTGCGCGCGGAGGCTCGTTCCGTTCGCATCAATAACCAGAATATCTGCGAAGTCGCCGCACTCACAATTTCCGGCGCAAAGGCCTTTTTCAGCGCCCTGATCCTTAGCCCAATGCAGCACGAGATTGCCGGGCCAATCCTCGACGAAGTACGCGAGCGCATCAGCTTCCTCGATGCCGTCGGACTCGATTATCTGACGCTGGATCGCCTCGCCAGCACGCTTTCCGGCGGAGAAGCGCAGCGCATTCAACTGGCAACTTCGCTTGGATCACGCCTCGTCGGCGCGCTTTATGTTCTCGACGAACCATCTATCGGCCTGCACACACGCGATACGGATCGCCTGATCAACATCCTCAAAAACCTGCGCGATCTCGGCAATACAATCCTCGTCGTGGAGCACGATCCAGACGTGTTGCGGGCAGCCGATCATCTGCTTGATCTAGGCCCCGGCGCGGGTGAATTTGGCGGCAAGCTGCTAGCCGAAGGGACCGTTGAGGAAATCCTGGCTAATCCCAATTCCCTCACAGGCCGCTACCTTTCCGGCCAGTTGGCGATTCCCGTTCCCACGCGCCGTCGTGAACCAGGGCGCGAAAAACTGGTACTGCGCGGAGCGCGCGCAAATAACCTCAAGAACGTCGACGTCGAAATACCACTCGGCATGCTAGTCGCAATTACCGGCGTATCCGGATCGGGAAAATCTTCGCTTGTCCATCAGGTACTCTATCGCGCAGTGGCCCGTGCTCTTGGACAATCCGAAGGAGCAGATCCCACCGGTCTCTTCCGCGATCTGACTGGCACAGAGCGATTGAATGATGTGATTCTGGTCGATCAAAATCCGATTGGCCGGACGCCGCGCTCAAATCCAGTGACATACATCAAGGCATTTGATCTTATCCGGGAATTGTTTGCCGCGCAGCCGGATTCAAAGAAGCTTTCGCTTACACCGGGACACTTTTCTTTCAATATCCCGGGCGGCCGCTGCAAGACCTGCGAAGGCGACGGAACAGTCACTGTAGAAATGCAGTTCCTTGCCGACGTTGAACTGCCTTGCGAAGACTGCAACGGTACACGCTTTCAGCCAAGAATTCTCGGTGTTCAATACAAGGGCAAGAATATTCATGAAGTCTTGAATCTGACAGTGAAAGAAGCATTACGATTCTTTGTCGGCCTGCCTCGGTTGCTGGACAAGCTGGCGGTGCTCGATGAGGTTGGGCTGGGCTATCTTCGATTGGGGCAATCTGCAACGACACTCTCCGGCGGCGAGGCACAGAGGGTCAAGCTGGCGGCGCATCTTTCCCAGGTGCGTTCTGCGAATGCAAACATCCGCACGGCAGGGCTCAGCCGCGTGCTCTATATTCTCGATGAGCCGACGACAGGTTTGCACTTCGACGATGTATCGAAATTGCTTACTGCATTTCGTAAGCTGATCGATGGCGGTGGTTCGCTGGTGGTGATCGAACACAATCTGGATGTCATCAAATCTGCCGACTGGGTGATTGATATGGGACCAGAGGGCGGTTCCGGGGGAGGTCAGGTTGTTGCTGTAGGAACGCCTGAAGAGATTGCCGCGAATCCCAACTCGCATACCGGGCAGTGGCTGGCGAAAGTTTTATAG
- a CDS encoding S53 family peptidase, giving the protein MKVFLLAATALILGVFTTTGLAQTSHVSTTLHVQTLGVADQNAITHFTVFLPLTHQETLQQLLQNLTDTSSPQYHHWLTPAQFKTQFGPSASTIAQAKAALQSAGFKVIGEKTQSLEVEGSVSAVQRTFSTHLQRVQTARGGVKLTAVERHLTLPSTLASLGAVIPAFSSRLEARTHSRRMAKSLAYLDPLFRLTSNDSFFYPNDLNEAYRLPSFQAETTLARTGHRAPLAGVGTHIGIVISSVISPSDLAATFNSTLNLGGGINLVQAYSANTKLPVPTLTVVPVDGGSGPFNPASDDALEASLDTQMSLGTAPGATETLYNIPDLSDDSILDGYATVDEDNVVDIVSSSFGGCERYYTAAYNGGVDFTNILQVYHSLFDQGNAQGITFIASTGDNGGVPCLSPEFLNNPSNGTSFVAGVETPAADPDVTAVGGTNLSTSAAPGADDATYKSENADFDPVVPAEYQIGPTTIVSVGNNTWGSGGGISSVFPKPWYQKLVPTGSKQYRTTPDLALMMGGCPGDADLAAQDCTALPRSSALIWIGGELDLVIGTSAAAPEFAGALALAVEINNGRLGNVNPEIYGLAAVQNLLGGAKAPAAFQFYHRNISGSNNFFTVTPGQAYSEVIGNGTLDVKNILLLPSIPAAGAPNTPSNP; this is encoded by the coding sequence ATGAAAGTTTTTCTGCTAGCAGCTACTGCCTTGATCCTAGGGGTATTTACAACAACAGGCCTTGCGCAAACTAGCCATGTATCTACAACCTTACATGTTCAAACTCTCGGAGTAGCGGATCAGAACGCAATCACGCACTTCACTGTATTTCTGCCATTGACGCATCAGGAGACGCTTCAGCAGCTCTTACAGAATCTGACCGATACGAGTTCGCCCCAGTATCACCACTGGCTCACGCCCGCCCAGTTCAAAACTCAATTTGGCCCTAGCGCGTCTACCATTGCGCAAGCGAAGGCTGCATTGCAATCCGCAGGGTTCAAAGTCATAGGCGAAAAAACTCAAAGCCTCGAAGTTGAGGGTTCCGTATCGGCTGTGCAAAGAACGTTCTCCACGCATTTGCAGCGCGTTCAAACAGCGCGAGGCGGTGTCAAACTAACCGCCGTGGAACGCCATCTTACATTGCCTTCAACCCTGGCTTCTCTCGGCGCGGTCATTCCCGCATTCAGTTCTCGTCTTGAGGCCCGTACGCACTCAAGAAGGATGGCCAAGTCTCTTGCATACTTAGATCCACTCTTCAGGCTCACCAGCAACGATAGTTTCTTCTATCCAAACGATCTGAATGAGGCCTATCGACTACCCTCATTCCAGGCCGAAACCACCTTGGCGCGCACCGGTCATCGAGCTCCGCTGGCTGGAGTTGGCACCCACATTGGCATTGTCATTTCGTCGGTCATCAGCCCCAGCGATCTGGCAGCTACCTTTAACTCGACGCTCAATCTGGGCGGCGGTATAAATCTCGTTCAGGCATATTCGGCGAACACTAAGTTGCCGGTTCCTACCCTGACGGTTGTTCCAGTAGACGGTGGCAGCGGCCCATTCAATCCAGCATCGGATGACGCTCTCGAAGCCTCGCTCGATACCCAGATGTCCCTGGGAACAGCTCCTGGAGCTACGGAAACGCTCTACAACATTCCCGACCTCAGCGATGATTCGATACTTGACGGTTACGCCACTGTCGATGAGGACAATGTCGTTGATATCGTGAGTTCATCCTTCGGTGGATGCGAACGGTATTACACTGCAGCCTATAACGGTGGCGTCGACTTCACCAACATTCTCCAGGTTTATCACTCTCTATTCGATCAAGGGAACGCCCAGGGCATCACCTTTATCGCCAGCACAGGTGACAATGGCGGTGTACCCTGCCTCTCACCTGAGTTCCTCAATAATCCGTCGAACGGCACTTCGTTTGTAGCTGGCGTGGAAACACCGGCAGCAGATCCGGATGTCACCGCGGTAGGTGGCACTAACCTCTCCACGAGCGCTGCTCCGGGAGCCGACGACGCGACCTACAAATCGGAGAACGCAGACTTCGATCCGGTAGTTCCAGCGGAATATCAGATTGGCCCAACAACCATCGTCAGTGTGGGCAATAACACCTGGGGCTCCGGTGGTGGTATCAGTTCTGTCTTCCCAAAACCCTGGTATCAGAAACTGGTGCCGACCGGCAGCAAACAGTATCGTACAACGCCTGATCTTGCTCTCATGATGGGTGGCTGCCCCGGAGATGCTGATCTTGCCGCTCAGGACTGCACCGCTCTGCCGCGTAGCTCAGCCCTCATCTGGATCGGAGGCGAGCTTGATCTCGTCATTGGCACGAGTGCTGCAGCTCCTGAATTTGCAGGCGCTCTGGCCCTTGCTGTTGAGATAAACAACGGGCGCCTCGGCAACGTCAACCCGGAGATCTATGGATTGGCAGCGGTACAAAACCTACTTGGCGGAGCGAAGGCGCCTGCTGCGTTTCAGTTCTACCATCGCAACATCTCGGGAAGTAACAACTTCTTCACTGTGACCCCTGGCCAGGCCTACAGCGAAGTCATCGGCAATGGCACGCTAGATGTCAAAAACATCCTGCTCCTGCCATCCATACCCGCCGCTGGAGCACCAAATACTCCAAGCAATCCGTAA